In the Thermodesulfovibrio yellowstonii DSM 11347 genome, one interval contains:
- a CDS encoding sensor histidine kinase yields MFFQKLINKLMALIEKYHPFNLRYFKFIVTLAMILLLGMVLFLGWLSIKKITEIVTEDFNQQQLMLAKHAANQIENSVELLKREITLLSLSPAIQYSEKPALINRMNITFSSVKYEGVREIKFLENKTKKIYRIVEGKKCEIGNMQKEDEEFLNWASKEENRGGIFFTEITHCKEVKNSQLLIMKMVIPVWQISIDESHPVPTNKFSGAIVFTVDVTYLVSKVTKKIKSGKTGYAWVIDHKGTFLYHEEQMFVGQNAFEARKGKKPTISFERINEIQRDKMLRGEEGTSWYISGWHRGVEGEIKKLIAYSPIKLKERPQPVVWSIAVVAPISEVEGAIHTVHIQQMVIQGVIVVIILFGGLFINFILVTWSNILEREVAKKTAELKKSEEKYKSLIENAEDIILATDSEGKILSINKFGAEFFKKQEIELLGQSVSEIFSPDGRILAINIKQIFKTGESRQITHRVKSDTKEYWFNTNLRALKDETGNIYSVLGIARDITDRKKMEEQSYYTEKLASLGTLAAGVAHEINNPLAIILGFTDILLEKTSPESQEYDILKTIEKQATNAKRIVENLLSFVRHKEHKEQIVNINECIETVLDVMNNTISLNNIELKKQLQQDLPYVKGDAGELQQVFFNIINNAIYVMKGGGVLTVSTKYDGHWLEVCISDTGCGISKEHRQRIFDPFFTTKEVGKGTGLGLWVSYNIIKKHNGIITFETRTKEEAEETGTKFIIRLPAAKE; encoded by the coding sequence GTGTTTTTTCAAAAATTAATTAACAAATTGATGGCACTTATTGAGAAGTATCATCCCTTTAATCTTAGATATTTTAAGTTTATTGTCACCTTAGCAATGATATTACTTCTTGGAATGGTGCTTTTTCTTGGTTGGCTTTCAATAAAGAAAATAACAGAGATTGTTACAGAAGATTTTAACCAGCAACAGCTAATGTTAGCAAAACATGCGGCAAATCAGATTGAAAATTCAGTTGAGCTTTTAAAAAGAGAAATAACTTTGCTCAGCCTATCTCCAGCGATTCAGTATTCAGAAAAACCAGCGCTGATAAACAGAATGAATATTACTTTTTCAAGTGTAAAGTATGAAGGTGTAAGAGAGATAAAATTTCTTGAAAACAAGACAAAAAAAATATATAGAATTGTTGAGGGGAAAAAATGTGAAATTGGGAATATGCAGAAGGAAGATGAAGAATTTTTAAATTGGGCTTCAAAAGAAGAAAATAGAGGAGGAATATTTTTTACGGAAATCACTCATTGTAAAGAAGTTAAGAATTCTCAGTTACTTATCATGAAAATGGTTATTCCTGTCTGGCAGATATCCATAGATGAATCCCATCCTGTGCCTACTAATAAATTTTCAGGTGCTATTGTTTTTACTGTTGATGTTACATATTTAGTAAGCAAGGTAACAAAAAAAATTAAGTCTGGCAAAACTGGATATGCATGGGTAATTGACCATAAAGGAACATTTCTCTATCATGAGGAGCAAATGTTTGTAGGACAGAATGCTTTTGAAGCAAGAAAGGGGAAGAAACCGACTATATCTTTTGAGAGAATAAATGAAATTCAAAGAGATAAAATGCTAAGAGGAGAAGAAGGAACAAGTTGGTATATTTCCGGATGGCATAGAGGAGTGGAAGGAGAAATAAAAAAGCTCATTGCTTACTCGCCTATTAAACTTAAAGAAAGACCCCAGCCTGTTGTATGGTCTATAGCTGTTGTTGCACCAATAAGTGAGGTAGAGGGAGCAATTCACACTGTTCACATTCAGCAGATGGTTATTCAGGGAGTAATTGTAGTTATTATTCTATTTGGTGGACTTTTTATAAATTTCATTCTTGTTACTTGGTCAAATATTCTGGAAAGGGAAGTTGCTAAAAAAACAGCAGAGTTAAAAAAATCTGAGGAAAAATATAAGTCATTAATTGAAAATGCAGAGGATATTATTTTAGCCACAGACAGCGAAGGTAAAATTCTCTCAATAAATAAGTTTGGTGCTGAATTTTTTAAAAAACAGGAAATTGAACTATTAGGACAAAGTGTATCTGAAATTTTTTCTCCTGATGGACGTATTCTTGCGATAAATATAAAACAAATTTTTAAAACAGGAGAAAGTAGACAGATTACACACAGAGTTAAATCAGATACAAAAGAGTACTGGTTTAATACGAATTTAAGAGCTTTAAAGGATGAGACAGGGAACATCTATTCGGTATTAGGAATTGCTCGTGATATTACAGACAGAAAAAAAATGGAAGAACAGAGTTACTATACTGAAAAATTGGCTTCTCTTGGAACTCTTGCTGCGGGGGTTGCTCATGAAATAAATAACCCTCTTGCAATAATCTTAGGTTTTACAGATATTTTGCTTGAAAAAACTTCTCCAGAATCTCAGGAATATGACATTTTAAAAACAATTGAAAAACAGGCAACAAATGCCAAAAGAATAGTGGAAAATCTTCTCAGTTTTGTGAGACACAAAGAGCATAAGGAACAGATTGTTAATATTAACGAATGTATTGAGACAGTTCTTGATGTAATGAATAACACGATAAGTCTAAATAACATAGAATTAAAAAAGCAGTTACAACAGGATTTACCCTATGTAAAAGGTGATGCTGGAGAACTCCAGCAGGTTTTCTTTAATATAATCAACAATGCTATTTATGTTATGAAGGGTGGCGGGGTTTTGACAGTATCAACAAAATACGATGGTCACTGGCTTGAAGTTTGTATTTCCGATACAGGATGCGGAATAAGCAAAGAACATAGACAGAGAATTTTTGACCCTTTCTTCACCACAAAAGAGGTAGGTAAGGGCACTGGACTTGGTTTATGGGTGTCCTATAACATTATAAAGAAGCATAATGGTATAATTACTTTTGAAACAAGAACAAAAGAAGAGGCAGAAGAAACGGGAACAAAATTTATAATAAGATTACCAGCAGCAAAGGAATAG
- a CDS encoding sigma-54-dependent transcriptional regulator, with protein sequence MAEKILIVDDEPDMLKLLSMILREKTPYEITTTNNPIEAVELAKKGDFDLVITDLKMPGLDGLQLLEEVKKRDEDVPVIIITAYGTIDAATEAIEKGGFDFITKPFKKEQILFTIEKALKWLRVQRENKMLKEKLKEGL encoded by the coding sequence ATGGCAGAGAAAATTTTAATAGTTGATGATGAACCAGATATGTTAAAGCTTCTCAGCATGATTCTCAGAGAAAAAACTCCTTATGAGATAACAACTACGAATAATCCCATTGAAGCAGTTGAGTTGGCAAAAAAAGGTGATTTTGATCTTGTCATAACAGACCTTAAAATGCCAGGGCTTGATGGATTGCAACTCCTTGAAGAAGTTAAAAAACGTGATGAAGATGTGCCTGTAATAATAATCACAGCTTATGGAACAATTGATGCAGCTACAGAAGCAATAGAAAAAGGTGGCTTTGATTTCATAACAAAACCATTTAAAAAAGAGCAGATTCTTTTTACTATAGAAAAGGCTCTTAAATGGTTAAGAGTTCAGCGGGAAAACAAAATGCTAAAAGAAAAACTTAAAGAAGGTTTATGA
- a CDS encoding PEP/pyruvate-binding domain-containing protein — MIDLFRFFKSRAKTEEKEKLKELLKEKYSYFQKVLNSNNHVLSLMADLEEKLSGEYLFDMHYIKTSVQSISEGVEDIIKNLNALSDGKYKVLEQVQREIYENIEKTLTSKIDIPVTDFVIPIEKLSKDSLTIAGGKIAHLAELKNNLNLPTPDGFVITSYAFIKFLENTQLRGKISEIINSIDINKIEEIERGSREIQELIINSQLPEEIENSIRTAYKELSEKTGKKCMVSVRSSAIHEDSDYSFAGQYSTYLNVPENLISHYYKKVVASLFNRRAIFYYKTKGFSENEMVMAVGVLRMVNARAGGVMYSKNPNNPDSNNIIINAVKGLGKLIVDGAVNAETYVISRKPELKLIEKIPSKQNIMLICKEEGDIEEITLPNGSDEFSLEEQEALALSKIAIQIENYYESPQDIEWVIDEDGSIFILQARPLRILEKKTESKVYLPTRIKDYNILLDRGITACKGVGYGKAFVLKTEDDLQNFPEGAVLVAKHTNPRYVIIMNKASAIVTDIGSPTGHMASLSREYNIPTLINTEIATKTIKDGQEITVDATNCIIYEGKVEELIEAYKKTKEPFKETLLFKTLERVLKLIVPLNLVDPTSEDFKPEKCKTYHDITRFCHEMVMYEMFTMWDRYDSEHHAVPLIAGIPIGILVLDIEGGLKEGIKKATPEDVYSIPLQAILRGMQSMQWPGPPPVDAKGFFEMVAHTVSIPEEQLMETAKKSFCIVTKNYVNFSIRLGYHFSMIEAYTGENINDNYIKFFFKGGGAALDRRLRRVNLITTILKKMAFRVMVKEDVIDALLTKYSIPEIEKRLEVLGKLTAYTKQLDMVLFNDAIAQMYTEDFIKKHIKDI, encoded by the coding sequence ATGATAGATTTATTCAGGTTTTTTAAATCAAGGGCAAAAACAGAGGAGAAAGAAAAATTGAAAGAACTTTTGAAAGAAAAATACTCCTATTTCCAGAAAGTCCTAAACAGCAATAATCATGTTTTGAGTCTTATGGCAGACCTTGAAGAAAAGCTCTCTGGTGAGTATCTTTTTGATATGCATTACATAAAAACAAGTGTTCAATCAATATCAGAGGGCGTTGAAGATATAATAAAAAATCTTAATGCCCTCTCTGACGGGAAATATAAGGTATTAGAGCAAGTTCAAAGAGAAATTTATGAAAATATAGAAAAAACACTTACTTCAAAAATTGATATTCCTGTTACAGATTTTGTTATTCCTATTGAAAAACTTTCAAAGGATTCTTTAACCATTGCAGGAGGCAAAATTGCCCATCTTGCTGAGTTAAAAAATAATCTTAATTTGCCAACTCCTGATGGATTTGTTATAACCTCTTACGCATTTATCAAATTTTTAGAAAATACCCAATTAAGAGGAAAAATCTCTGAGATAATAAACAGTATTGATATTAATAAAATTGAAGAAATTGAAAGAGGAAGCAGGGAAATTCAGGAACTAATTATAAATTCACAACTTCCTGAAGAAATTGAAAATTCTATACGAACAGCTTATAAAGAGTTATCAGAAAAAACAGGGAAAAAATGCATGGTCTCAGTAAGAAGTAGTGCCATTCATGAAGACTCTGATTACAGTTTCGCAGGGCAGTACTCTACCTATTTAAATGTACCAGAGAATCTTATTAGCCATTACTATAAAAAAGTAGTGGCAAGTCTTTTTAATAGAAGAGCAATTTTTTACTACAAAACAAAAGGTTTTTCAGAAAATGAGATGGTTATGGCAGTTGGCGTATTAAGAATGGTTAATGCCAGAGCTGGTGGAGTTATGTATTCTAAAAATCCTAACAATCCTGACAGCAATAACATTATAATTAATGCAGTTAAAGGACTTGGAAAATTAATAGTTGACGGTGCTGTAAATGCTGAAACCTATGTGATTTCAAGAAAACCTGAACTTAAACTTATAGAAAAAATTCCGAGTAAACAGAATATTATGCTCATATGTAAGGAAGAAGGTGATATTGAAGAAATTACATTACCCAATGGCAGTGATGAATTCTCCTTAGAAGAACAAGAGGCTCTTGCACTTTCAAAAATAGCGATTCAGATTGAAAATTACTATGAATCTCCACAGGATATTGAATGGGTAATTGATGAAGATGGAAGTATTTTTATATTACAAGCAAGACCTTTGAGAATACTTGAGAAAAAAACTGAATCAAAGGTTTATCTGCCTACAAGAATCAAAGATTATAATATTCTTCTTGATAGAGGTATCACAGCCTGTAAAGGTGTGGGCTATGGCAAGGCTTTTGTCCTCAAAACAGAAGATGATTTACAAAATTTTCCCGAAGGTGCTGTTTTAGTAGCAAAGCATACCAATCCAAGATATGTAATCATAATGAATAAAGCTTCTGCTATTGTAACTGATATAGGAAGTCCTACTGGTCATATGGCATCTTTGTCAAGAGAGTACAATATACCCACATTAATTAATACTGAAATAGCAACAAAGACTATTAAAGATGGGCAGGAAATAACAGTAGATGCTACAAATTGCATAATTTATGAAGGAAAGGTAGAAGAGTTAATAGAAGCTTATAAAAAAACCAAAGAACCTTTCAAGGAAACTTTATTATTTAAGACTCTTGAGAGAGTTCTAAAATTAATAGTTCCCTTAAACCTTGTAGACCCAACCAGCGAAGACTTTAAGCCTGAAAAATGCAAAACCTATCATGACATTACAAGATTCTGTCATGAGATGGTTATGTATGAAATGTTTACCATGTGGGATAGATATGACAGCGAACATCATGCTGTACCTTTGATAGCAGGTATTCCAATTGGGATTTTAGTGCTTGATATTGAAGGTGGATTAAAAGAAGGAATCAAAAAAGCTACTCCTGAAGATGTATATTCAATTCCTCTTCAGGCTATTTTAAGAGGAATGCAGTCTATGCAATGGCCCGGACCTCCACCTGTTGATGCGAAGGGATTTTTTGAAATGGTAGCACATACAGTATCTATTCCCGAAGAACAGTTAATGGAAACTGCTAAAAAAAGCTTCTGCATTGTAACTAAAAACTATGTCAATTTTAGTATCAGGCTGGGATATCATTTTTCAATGATTGAAGCTTATACAGGAGAAAATATAAATGATAATTACATCAAATTCTTTTTTAAGGGTGGTGGTGCAGCACTTGACAGAAGATTAAGAAGAGTAAATTTAATAACAACAATCTTAAAGAAGATGGCATTCAGAGTCATGGTAAAAGAAGATGTAATTGATGCATTGCTGACCAAGTATAGCATACCAGAAATAGAAAAAAGACTTGAAGTTTTAGGAAAACTTACTGCCTATACAAAACAGCTTGACATGGTTTTATTTAACGATGCTATTGCTCAAATGTACACAGAAGACTTCATTAAAAAACATATTAAGGATATTTAG
- a CDS encoding GntR family transcriptional regulator — translation MVELISRDEHEKLYLQLFDILRRKIESKEWTPGMQIPTEDQLCKMFNVSRATVRNAVLELVRQGYLIRQQGKGTFVSSNYISEGLIMTTVFKKLWVEDDALFNKEILAKTVMMPVGNLSKELHIPENRHVIYVKVRWLIENEPSILQESFVPFNICPHLLEEDIENQSIIDLFEKKYSIKTTKVLNYFDLSILNKETAQSLQVPENTHAIEMIQKVFSGDTVVLLSKFYKKNDGNKLFIAFQRKAL, via the coding sequence ATGGTTGAGTTAATTAGTAGGGACGAGCATGAAAAGCTATATCTTCAACTATTTGATATCCTGAGAAGGAAAATTGAAAGTAAAGAGTGGACCCCGGGTATGCAGATACCAACAGAGGATCAACTCTGCAAAATGTTTAATGTAAGCAGAGCAACTGTAAGAAATGCTGTTTTGGAACTTGTAAGACAGGGATATCTCATCAGGCAACAGGGTAAAGGAACTTTTGTAAGTAGCAATTATATTTCAGAAGGTTTGATAATGACAACGGTATTTAAAAAGCTCTGGGTTGAAGATGATGCTTTATTTAATAAGGAAATTCTTGCAAAAACAGTTATGATGCCTGTGGGAAATTTAAGTAAAGAGTTGCATATACCGGAAAACAGACATGTTATATATGTAAAAGTGAGATGGCTCATTGAGAATGAACCATCAATTCTTCAGGAATCCTTTGTGCCTTTTAATATTTGTCCTCATTTACTTGAAGAAGATATTGAAAACCAGTCAATAATTGACCTCTTTGAAAAGAAATATAGCATAAAAACAACAAAAGTCTTAAATTATTTTGATCTATCAATTTTAAATAAAGAAACTGCCCAGTCTTTACAGGTTCCTGAAAACACCCATGCAATAGAGATGATACAGAAGGTTTTTTCAGGTGATACGGTTGTTCTTTTAAGCAAATTTTATAAAAAAAATGATGGAAATAAATTATTTATTGCTTTTCAAAGAAAAGCATTATAA
- a CDS encoding HPP family protein produces MSDGKLVKDVMMGIFEYPHIPYWFSIEQAIKVVKASFIQPSKHTDPLAVLVFDEKYNLLGTITLKDILRGLEPSFLKPPAKAQVPEEEKTGLSVVWDSLFTQESKKLAQKPVSEIMVPAKHFVDPSDPVTKAAYLMIHFDLPVLPVIEDKKKFVGIVRMVEVFDTISEEIIKE; encoded by the coding sequence ATGTCAGATGGAAAATTAGTAAAGGATGTTATGATGGGAATATTTGAGTATCCTCATATTCCCTACTGGTTCAGCATTGAACAGGCTATCAAAGTTGTAAAGGCTTCTTTTATTCAGCCAAGTAAACACACAGACCCTCTCGCAGTGCTTGTATTTGATGAAAAGTATAATCTTCTTGGAACTATTACTCTCAAGGATATTTTAAGAGGACTTGAGCCTTCATTTCTTAAACCACCAGCAAAAGCACAGGTTCCAGAAGAAGAAAAAACAGGGCTCAGTGTTGTCTGGGATAGCCTTTTTACTCAGGAATCAAAAAAACTTGCTCAGAAACCTGTAAGTGAAATCATGGTTCCTGCAAAACATTTTGTTGACCCTTCAGACCCTGTTACAAAGGCTGCTTATCTTATGATTCATTTTGACCTACCTGTGCTGCCAGTAATTGAAGACAAAAAGAAATTTGTGGGCATAGTAAGAATGGTTGAAGTATTTGACACAATCTCAGAAGAAATAATCAAGGAATAG
- a CDS encoding SLC13 family permease, whose amino-acid sequence MAEKKRPEGLPEPPPEIYVAKEKRKIPWKRIFFIFLGLAFFLGIYFSPAWPDAVDPMGKHFPLTKEAKGAIALFLLAGIWWVFEVVPIGVTSIAIGVFQAIFAIRSAKDAFRDFMDPSVMFIFGSVVVGLAFTKTGLTKRLAYNMLNVVGERTSMIVLGALVVTAGLAHLMAHTAAAATVFPILLAINALYGEGDKPTKFGKALFIGMAYAAGAGSIITFLGAARGPAAAGMFKEFTGRDIGFFELTKYMFLIGWIMVFLIWVYLMIFLKPEKSIIPGLRDKVKTMMKELGPMTGQEKFVIICVLAVIAVMSLQSFVPALKPLDRSAIMLCSTLLFFLTGVLTIKELEEIPWNIILLFSGAMSIGFCLWKTGAAQWMAVNWLVMFQQAPWIIFVLGIATFVLIMTNFIMNVAAIAISLPVSLVIAQYLGVAPDVILYASLVTAGMPFVLLIGAAPNAISYQSGQFTPGEFFKHGITMSIVLILVLAVFLVTVWPLLGMPILLK is encoded by the coding sequence ATGGCTGAGAAAAAAAGACCAGAAGGTTTACCTGAACCACCACCAGAAATCTATGTAGCAAAGGAAAAGAGAAAAATTCCATGGAAAAGAATATTTTTTATCTTCTTAGGGCTTGCCTTTTTTCTGGGAATTTACTTTTCGCCTGCTTGGCCCGATGCTGTTGACCCAATGGGCAAGCACTTCCCCTTAACAAAGGAAGCAAAAGGTGCAATAGCTTTATTTTTACTTGCAGGTATATGGTGGGTTTTTGAAGTAGTTCCCATAGGTGTTACAAGTATAGCCATAGGTGTTTTTCAGGCAATATTTGCAATTCGTTCAGCAAAGGATGCTTTCCGTGATTTTATGGACCCTTCTGTTATGTTTATCTTCGGTTCAGTTGTTGTAGGACTCGCTTTCACAAAAACAGGACTTACGAAACGTTTAGCATACAATATGCTTAATGTAGTTGGTGAAAGAACCAGCATGATTGTTCTTGGTGCTTTGGTTGTTACCGCCGGACTTGCTCACTTAATGGCACATACTGCAGCCGCAGCTACCGTTTTTCCAATTCTTCTTGCCATAAATGCCCTCTATGGTGAAGGTGATAAACCAACAAAGTTTGGTAAAGCACTCTTTATAGGGATGGCTTATGCAGCGGGTGCTGGAAGTATTATTACTTTTCTTGGTGCAGCCCGTGGTCCTGCAGCAGCAGGTATGTTTAAGGAATTTACAGGAAGAGACATTGGATTTTTTGAGCTTACAAAATATATGTTCCTCATTGGTTGGATAATGGTTTTTCTCATCTGGGTTTATCTCATGATATTCCTTAAACCTGAAAAAAGTATTATTCCAGGACTTAGAGACAAAGTAAAGACCATGATGAAAGAACTTGGACCCATGACAGGACAGGAAAAATTTGTCATAATTTGCGTTCTTGCTGTTATTGCTGTAATGTCTCTTCAATCCTTTGTTCCTGCCCTTAAACCTCTTGACCGCTCTGCCATAATGCTCTGTTCAACTCTTCTTTTCTTCCTTACCGGTGTTCTTACAATAAAAGAACTTGAAGAGATTCCATGGAACATCATACTTCTTTTCAGTGGTGCAATGAGTATTGGTTTTTGTCTCTGGAAAACAGGCGCTGCTCAGTGGATGGCAGTTAACTGGCTCGTAATGTTTCAGCAAGCACCATGGATTATATTTGTTCTTGGTATAGCCACCTTTGTTCTCATAATGACCAATTTCATAATGAATGTGGCAGCAATAGCCATATCCCTACCTGTTTCTCTTGTTATTGCTCAATATCTTGGTGTAGCACCTGATGTAATACTTTATGCTTCTTTGGTGACAGCAGGAATGCCCTTTGTGTTACTTATTGGTGCAGCTCCTAATGCCATCTCCTATCAATCAGGGCAGTTTACACCTGGAGAGTTTTTCAAACACGGTATTACAATGAGTATTGTCCTGATTTTAGTTCTTGCCGTATTTCTCGTTACAGTATGGCCCCTTTTGGGAATGCCCATACTTTTAAAGTAG
- a CDS encoding low-co2 inducible protein lcib, whose translation MIIKPILDRIFGKFYKEYDFLKKSYDVLKGYGFTDDNAIASVCICRDEISQTVRSHVKRMWGEAFNFSSLAGLFTAGKTGLKAFISHAPKIDGKERYVFYAFSHIAIDENENMGVCKRKGLEKSHACGALCLFLNELSGGKINIRLDEEDIEESLLKRRILRELKYGEVPDLLTLTKITLKVIVEDLENIIEKVVDSKKADYAVISGIQIHGPEENYIVPDEAYVVVDGEKKKLEI comes from the coding sequence ATGATTATAAAACCAATTTTAGATAGGATTTTCGGAAAATTCTATAAAGAGTATGACTTCCTCAAAAAATCCTATGATGTTCTTAAGGGTTATGGCTTTACAGATGATAACGCCATAGCCTCGGTCTGTATCTGCAGGGACGAAATTTCCCAGACTGTAAGAAGTCATGTAAAGAGGATGTGGGGTGAGGCATTTAATTTCTCCAGTCTTGCCGGACTTTTCACAGCCGGCAAGACTGGTCTTAAAGCCTTTATAAGTCATGCTCCAAAGATTGATGGAAAAGAGCGTTATGTATTCTATGCCTTTTCCCATATTGCCATTGATGAAAACGAAAACATGGGGGTATGTAAAAGAAAGGGACTTGAAAAATCTCATGCCTGTGGGGCTCTATGCCTTTTTCTTAATGAACTCAGTGGTGGGAAAATAAACATAAGACTTGATGAAGAGGACATTGAGGAAAGTCTTCTTAAAAGAAGAATTTTAAGGGAACTTAAATACGGTGAAGTTCCTGACCTTCTTACCCTTACAAAAATCACTTTAAAAGTTATTGTTGAGGATTTAGAAAACATAATTGAAAAGGTTGTGGACTCTAAAAAAGCTGACTATGCTGTAATTTCTGGAATTCAAATACATGGTCCTGAAGAAAACTACATAGTGCCAGATGAAGCTTATGTTGTTGTTGATGGTGAAAAGAAAAAATTAGAGATTTAA
- a CDS encoding SLC13 family permease, whose translation MKKLLLMSFFLLLIFNFSAFASEAEKSKENVDIFYISGSILDSHKEPVRDAEISLLVNGKPHKLITDHKETDKTLTSSHGTFQMNFHLPQGGIDKAKIEIEIVKSSYKRTTIEFKKENFAQKGNEFYLSKDIIVQRHLGPAFWIATAVFLLAYALISFELLHRTVAAMIGAATMLILTYTLGTFNPEFHIISFERAIQAIDMNVIFLLMGMMIIIGVLKHTGVFQWCAYMSYKIARGNIMILAVISCFFIAFTSAFLDNVTTMLLYTPVLIEIAIALKINPLSLLIPGIMASNVGGTATLIGDPPNIMIGSYTGLTFMQFVYALTPVCIIVMLVLVFYNKFFYSKEYKKGKVDDINAFISYLREEYKITDKTLLGYGLFIMALVVSFFATHGFWHMEVSIPALFGAGVLFTYAVLTKKVKMLELIEKDIEWPTLLFFIFLFIIVGAVEEAGLLAVIADWVHNLSAGNLTVAICLILWVSAIMSAFVDNIPFTATMLPIVAYLTKVIPGAESNVLWWALALGACLGGNGTLIGASANVVTIGIAESAGHKISFFGFMKYAFLYMIISVAICNVWLLLFY comes from the coding sequence ATGAAAAAGCTGCTTTTAATGTCTTTTTTTCTTCTGCTTATTTTTAATTTCTCAGCCTTTGCCTCTGAAGCAGAAAAATCAAAAGAAAATGTTGACATATTTTATATTTCAGGCTCAATTCTTGATTCCCATAAAGAGCCTGTAAGAGATGCTGAGATAAGTTTGCTTGTAAATGGAAAGCCTCATAAGTTAATTACAGACCATAAAGAAACGGATAAAACTTTGACGTCTTCACACGGAACTTTCCAGATGAACTTCCATCTTCCACAGGGTGGGATTGATAAAGCAAAAATAGAAATTGAAATTGTAAAAAGTTCCTACAAAAGAACAACAATTGAGTTTAAAAAGGAGAATTTCGCTCAAAAAGGAAATGAGTTTTATTTAAGTAAAGACATAATAGTTCAACGCCATCTCGGACCAGCTTTCTGGATTGCAACAGCTGTCTTCTTACTTGCCTATGCTCTTATATCCTTTGAACTTCTTCACAGAACTGTGGCTGCTATGATAGGTGCAGCCACTATGCTAATACTTACCTACACTCTTGGAACTTTCAATCCAGAGTTTCACATAATCTCCTTTGAGAGAGCTATTCAGGCAATTGATATGAATGTCATCTTTCTTTTGATGGGTATGATGATTATCATTGGTGTGCTTAAACATACAGGAGTTTTCCAGTGGTGTGCCTACATGTCTTATAAGATTGCAAGAGGAAATATTATGATTCTTGCTGTTATATCTTGCTTTTTTATAGCATTCACCTCTGCTTTTCTTGATAATGTTACAACAATGCTACTTTACACTCCAGTTCTTATTGAGATTGCCATAGCCCTTAAGATTAATCCTTTATCTCTCTTAATTCCTGGAATCATGGCATCAAATGTAGGTGGAACAGCAACCCTTATAGGTGACCCACCAAACATAATGATTGGCTCATACACAGGACTTACTTTCATGCAGTTTGTCTACGCTCTTACACCTGTATGTATTATAGTTATGCTTGTTCTTGTTTTCTATAATAAATTTTTCTATTCCAAGGAATACAAAAAAGGCAAAGTTGATGATATTAATGCATTTATCAGCTACTTAAGGGAAGAATACAAAATCACAGACAAAACCCTTCTTGGATATGGACTTTTCATAATGGCTCTTGTTGTGTCATTCTTTGCAACTCACGGTTTCTGGCATATGGAGGTGTCAATTCCTGCACTTTTTGGAGCGGGTGTTCTCTTTACCTACGCAGTTTTAACGAAGAAAGTAAAGATGCTTGAGCTGATTGAAAAAGACATTGAATGGCCCACTTTGCTTTTCTTTATCTTTCTATTTATCATTGTTGGAGCAGTAGAAGAAGCAGGACTACTTGCTGTCATTGCAGACTGGGTTCATAATTTATCAGCAGGAAATTTAACTGTTGCGATATGTTTGATACTTTGGGTCTCTGCCATAATGAGCGCTTTTGTTGACAACATTCCGTTCACTGCTACAATGCTTCCTATTGTAGCCTATCTTACAAAGGTGATACCTGGAGCAGAAAGTAATGTTCTCTGGTGGGCACTGGCTCTTGGCGCATGCCTCGGTGGAAACGGAACATTGATAGGTGCTTCTGCTAATGTTGTTACAATAGGAATTGCTGAGTCTGCAGGGCATAAGATAAGCTTCTTTGGTTTCATGAAATATGCCTTTTTATATATGATAATTAGTGTAGCCATCTGCAATGTATGGCTATTGCTTTTCTACTAA